From Coffea arabica cultivar ET-39 chromosome 2e, Coffea Arabica ET-39 HiFi, whole genome shotgun sequence, the proteins below share one genomic window:
- the LOC113731277 gene encoding uncharacterized protein, translating into MVNLFTAAKPFGALLMKLVGITQQKIEIEAGTIMNFWVPNEMANKPVVVLLHGFCADGLLTWIFQVCALSRKYAVVVPDLLFFGASITDRPDRSTNFQAESLAKGLRMLGVEKCSVVGFSYGGMVAFKLAKLHPNMVESVVVTGTVMESDDETSDEAPESWKKKRFSRWSHFLLPETISAGRMLLSFGSHRFQWFPDFAVSDFLEVMYNNRKEKAQLLDALNFGDDDLAPANYSQRIHLLWGANDRILSLEFAWMLKKKLGDKARLVWIEDAGHLVQMDRPYLYNRCLEKILASVYSLS; encoded by the exons ATGGTGAACCTGTTCACTGCCGCGAAGCCCTTTGGAGCTTTGTTGATGAAGCTGGTTGGGATCACGCAACAGAAAATCGAAATCGAAGCAGGGACCATCATGAACTTTTGGGTCCCTAATGAAATGGCTAACAAACCAGTTGTGGTATTGCTACACGGATTTTGTGCAGATGGCTTGCTGACTTGGATCTTCCAAGTCTGTGCATTGAGTAGGAAGTATGCGGTTGTAGTGCCTGACCTTCTATTCTTTGGTGCCTCGATCACGGACCGTCCTGATCGGTCCACCAACTTTCAGGCGGAGTCCCTGGCTAAGGGGTTGCGCATGTTGGGAGTGGAAAAGTGCAGCGTCGTGGGGTTCAGTTATGGAGGGATGGTAGCGTTCAAGCTGGCTAAGCTGCATCCTAACATGGTCGAGTCCGTGGTTGTTACCGGGACAGTTATGGAGTCAGATGACGAGACCAGTGATGAGGCCCCAGAATCGTGGAAGAAGAAGAGATTTTCACGGTGGTCACATTTTTTGTTGCCGGAAACGATCAGTGCTGGTAGAATGCTGCTGTCCTTTGGCAGTCACAGATTCCAATGGTTTCCTGACTTCGCTGTTTCTGATTTTCTGGAG GTAATGTACAACAATAGAAAGGAGAAGGCTCAACTGCTTGACGCTTTAAACTTCGGTGATGATGACTTGGCTCCAGCTAACTACTCTCAG AGGATCCATCTACTTTGGGGCGCCAATGACAGGATTTTGAGCTTGGAGTTTGCTTGGATGCTAAAAAA GAAATTAGGAGATAAAGCAAGATTGGTATGGATAGAGGATGCAGGGCATTTAGTTCAGATGGACCGACCCTACCTTTACAACCGCTGCCTCGAGAAAATTCTTGCATCGGTTTATAGTTTATCATAA
- the LOC113726307 gene encoding 3-ketoacyl-CoA synthase 4-like codes for MSNHNEAADGSLCCSGADPVVRIKRARKGLPDFVQSVNLKYVKLGYHHLMSHFLTLCLLPLIAITLLQASQMNYQDFQTLYLQLQLNLITVLLVSAIMVFGSTVYIMTRPRSVYLVDYACYRPPDHLQVNFNKFMDHSRLTGDFDESSLEFQRKILERSGLGVETYLPEAMHCVPPRPSMSTAREEAEQVMFGALDNLFKSTNVKPKDIGILVVNCSLFNPTPSLSAMIVNKYGLRGNIQSFNLGGMGCSAGVIAIDLAKDMLQVHRNTCAVVVSTENITQNWYFGNKKSMLIPNCLFRVGCAATLLSNKASEKRRAKYKLVHVVRTHKGAQDTAFRCVYQEQDDHGKTGVSLSKDLMAIAGGALKTNITTLGPLVLPISEQLLFFVTLVARKLCNDAKIKPYIPDFKLAFDHFCIHAGGRGVIDELEKNLQLSPIHVEASRMTLHRFGNTSSSSIWYELAYTEAKGRMKKGHRVWQIAFGSGFKCNSAVWQALRNVKPSPNSPWQDCVDRYPVEMAN; via the coding sequence ATGAGCAATCACAACGAGGCGGCTGACGGAAGCCTTTGCTGTTCCGGTGCCGATCCGGTTGTTAGGATTAAAAGAGCTCGAAAAGGGCTTCCAGATTTTGTCCAGAGCGTCAACCTAAAGTACGTTAAACTGGGATACCACCATCTCATGTCTCACTTTTTGACGCTGTGCCTGCTCCCCCTCATTGCCATCACACTCCTCCAAGCCTCCCAGATGAACTATCAAGACTTCCAGACTCTCTATCTCCAACTCCAACTCAATCTCATCACCGTCCTCCTCGTCTCTGCCATCATGGTCTTCGGATCCACTGTTTACATCATGACCCGGCCTAGATCCGTTTACCTCGTCGACTATGCCTGTTATCGTCCTCCTGACCATCTCCAAGTCAACTTCAACAAATTCATGGACCACTCCAGGCTCACTGGAGATTTCGACGAGTCTTCTTTGGAGTTTCAGCGCAAGATCTTGGAAAGGTCTGGTCTTGGCGTGGAGACGTACTTGCCCGAGGCAATGCACTGCGTCCCACCCCGACCGTCCATGTCCACCGCACGTGAAGAAGCTGAGCAAGTCATGTTCGGCGCGCTTGACAATCTCTTCAAATCCACCAACGTCAAGCCTAAGGACATCGGTATTCTTGTCGTGAATTGCAGTTTGTTCAATCCCACGCCTTCCCTCTCTGCCATGATCGTCAACAAGTACGGATTAAGAGGCAATATTCAGAGCTTCAATTTGGGGGGCATGGGCTGTAGTGCTGGAGTTATCGCAATTGATCTCGCTAAGGACATGCTCCAGGTTCACCGGAACACATGCGCAGTAGTTGTCAGCACCGAGAACATCACCCAGAACTGGTATTTTGGTAACAAGAAATCAATGCTGATCCCAAATTGCTTGTTCCGTGTGGGGTGTGCAGCCACGCTATTGTCAAATAAGGCATCTGAGAAGAGAAGGGCCAAGTACAAGCTTGTCCATGTGGTGAGGACTCACAAAGGGGCCCAAGACACGGCCTTCAGGTGTGTTTATCAGGAACAAGACGACCATGGGAAAACCGGGGTGTCCTTATCCAAAGATTTGATGGCTATTGCGGGGGGTGCCCTCAAGACCAATATCACGACGCTGGGGCCTCTGGTGCTGCCCATCAGCGAACAATTGCTCTTCTTTGTGACCCTTGTGGCCCGGAAGCTCTGCAATGACGCCAAGATCAAGCCGTATATCCCAGATTTCAAGCTTGCCTTTGACCATTTCTGCATTCACGCTGGTGGGAGGGGTGTGATTGATGAGCTCGAGAAGAATTTGCAACTTTCACCAATTCACGTGGAGGCCTCTAGGATGACTCTGCATCGATTTGGGAACACTTCTTCTAGCTCGATTTGGTACGAATTGGCATACACTGAAGCTAAGGGGAGGATGAAAAAAGGGCATCGAGTTTGGCAGATTGCCTTTGGGAGTGGATTCAAGTGCAACAGTGCAGTTTGGCAGGCTCTCAGAAATGTGAAGCCATCTCCAAATAGTCCATGGCAAGATTGCGTCGATAGGTATCCTGTTGAGATGGCCAACTGA
- the LOC113726308 gene encoding uncharacterized protein, whose amino-acid sequence MAAESSQNEKLPSSKAPTQAMTSCRKKKNEDATFLEGLKDHIDEFMHASMDEHKTCFQKTIKKMFGMSKVVAERNAETANVESSLPLRTSLSE is encoded by the exons ATGGCAGCTGAAAGTAGCCAAAATGAAAAGCTGCCATCCTCCAAAGCTCCAACTCAAGCCATGACTTCTTGcagaaagaagaagaatgaagatgCAACCTTTTTGGAAGGTTTGAAGGATCACATAGATGAGTTCATGCATGCTTCAATGGATGAGCACAAAACTTGCTTTCAGAAGACAATAAAAAAG ATGTTTGGCATGTCAAAAGTTGTTGCAGAGCGAAACGCAGAGACTGCTAATGTTGAAAGCTCACTGCCCCTTCGAACATCATTGTCCGAGTAA